From the genome of Callithrix jacchus isolate 240 chromosome 7, calJac240_pri, whole genome shotgun sequence, one region includes:
- the LOC144576894 gene encoding uncharacterized protein LOC144576894 isoform X2, translating into MGPRMSLLTQGPRKTPAWILIASISSHPPQPSLRAWTARERRLMPAQRRDLSRLQRPQHQLGGRRRRNTAFFPPAGVRPQTTPLSVHKENYSEPRPASPRCPQSPLAEADAQRLWQHPGQRPPALPASGSPLEALARLPPSHSDSSWRARSASQPHDSAPSLSPGFSSAAPSFIPTGLPLPQMLSGSRRFPESGLRRPSGPPRPF; encoded by the exons ATGGGCCCCAGGATGTCCCTTCTAA CCCAAGGTCCTCGGAAGACTCCAGCGTGGATTTTAATTGCCTCAATCAGCAGTCATCCTCCCCAGCCGTCACTCAGAGCCTGGACG GCTCGTGAAAGGCGCTTGATGCCGGCCCAGCGGCGCGATCTCTCGAGGTTGCAGCGACCTCAGCACCAGCTAGGAGGAAGGCGGCGACGGAACACCGCTTTCTTTCCCCCAGCTGGAGTTAGACCTCAAACAACACCCCTGTCTGTGCATAAAGAAAACTACTCTGAGCCACGTCCCGCCTCGCCGAGGTGTCCCCAGTCGCCTCTCGCTGAGGCCGACGCGCAGCGGCTGTGGCAGCACCCGGGACAGCGGCCTCCGGCACTTCCCGCCTCTGGCTCGCCCCTGGAGGCGTTGGCACGCCTCCCACCCTCGCACTCTGACTCCAGTTGGCGTGCACGGTCTGCCTCGCAACCTCACGACTcagctccctccctctctcctggtTTTTCCTCCGCCGCCCCCTCATTCATCCCCACTGGGCTCCCTCTCCCTCAAATGCTCTCGGGCTCTCGACGCTTTCCTGAGTCCGGGCTCCGAAGACCCTCAGGTCCTCCCCGTCCTTTTTAA
- the LOC144576894 gene encoding uncharacterized protein LOC144576894 isoform X1, which produces MEMTGALAGAGKAAASGSRPQPFPLSPSLSARAPELRAQGPRKTPAWILIASISSHPPQPSLRAWTARERRLMPAQRRDLSRLQRPQHQLGGRRRRNTAFFPPAGVRPQTTPLSVHKENYSEPRPASPRCPQSPLAEADAQRLWQHPGQRPPALPASGSPLEALARLPPSHSDSSWRARSASQPHDSAPSLSPGFSSAAPSFIPTGLPLPQMLSGSRRFPESGLRRPSGPPRPF; this is translated from the exons ATGGAAATGACAGGCGCTCTGGCAGGCGCGGGGAAGGCAGCCGCCTCGGGAAGCCGACCGCAGccctttcccctctctccctccctctctgccagAGCCCCGGAGTTGCGAG CCCAAGGTCCTCGGAAGACTCCAGCGTGGATTTTAATTGCCTCAATCAGCAGTCATCCTCCCCAGCCGTCACTCAGAGCCTGGACG GCTCGTGAAAGGCGCTTGATGCCGGCCCAGCGGCGCGATCTCTCGAGGTTGCAGCGACCTCAGCACCAGCTAGGAGGAAGGCGGCGACGGAACACCGCTTTCTTTCCCCCAGCTGGAGTTAGACCTCAAACAACACCCCTGTCTGTGCATAAAGAAAACTACTCTGAGCCACGTCCCGCCTCGCCGAGGTGTCCCCAGTCGCCTCTCGCTGAGGCCGACGCGCAGCGGCTGTGGCAGCACCCGGGACAGCGGCCTCCGGCACTTCCCGCCTCTGGCTCGCCCCTGGAGGCGTTGGCACGCCTCCCACCCTCGCACTCTGACTCCAGTTGGCGTGCACGGTCTGCCTCGCAACCTCACGACTcagctccctccctctctcctggtTTTTCCTCCGCCGCCCCCTCATTCATCCCCACTGGGCTCCCTCTCCCTCAAATGCTCTCGGGCTCTCGACGCTTTCCTGAGTCCGGGCTCCGAAGACCCTCAGGTCCTCCCCGTCCTTTTTAA